AAAATTTACCACCGCTCGTTCCCATTTTTAGGGACTTTTCTACACCCTATACTTTTACTGTATTCAACATGATTAGTCTCAACAATCACAATTCACAAAATTTACCTCTTGTTTCCATTTTTAGGGACTTATTCTAGACCTATACTTACTGTATTTGACATGATTGGTCTTAATCATCACGCTTTCGATACAACCTCGAATTAAACTGATCTAACATACTTCAATCCAAATATACCAGGTACAGTGAATTTCTCTCCAGTTGTACTTCTGTCTTGATGAATGAAAAGgattattttctataaaaagGAGTGTTACAAGCTATTGAACCGAAAATGGCAACCTTTCCTTAGTAAATGCCAGAGGATCAACAGAGGCCAGCATAACATGTTATGAGAACAACCAACTACCTCTCAAGTAGAATCATGATTATGCAATTTGTTGtgatgagttttttttttaagcaaTTGTTGTCCTTGGGACTTGAAAAATATCATTGTGTTCATTGAAGATTGAAATGCTGAAGATTTCTAGAAAATACATGCATAGCCTGGCCTGGCCTTATGACATTGTCCAGGTTTAAAATTATGGTTTATCATTCATATAAAAATGGACAGTTTGGGATCATATCAAAGCCATACCTCTGCATCACCCAAGAACAGGTCATCAATCTCTTCAGCTGTCTCCATCCAATTGATCTGGAAACATAAGTTTTGACCCACTGAGCTTTTCCTTAGATGAGTAGCTAATAGCGGATGTATTTTAGACCATGTTATTGTTCACAGCTGCTTACAGATTGAACTAAAACTGGAACAGAACCCTCTAGAGTGCTTCTGTACTTGCTTTCCATAATCATGAATACAAGCTTCTTGGCTGCAGTTAGTATACTCTGCAGATATCAACAAAGAAGCTAATGTCGAAGTACTGACCTAATATTTATAGTGCTATAATAAAACGGTGAACTAAAACTAGGGATGTCTTCCGCTGCCCAAAAATAAATCTCCACTGACCTTCTCTTGAATAATGGACTCTTCACCTTGCAATCTACTATGCCCAATGACTGCAATAAGTGTTTCTTCTTCTATAATATCAGCATCATCAAATGCAAAGTCGATCTATAGCAATTGAATTAATGCGACAGTAAGTGGATATCTGAATATTAGACATTCAATTCAAACAATTGAACATTAGACACAAATTCGGAAACAGAACTAGCCAGTAAACTGACAACAAAAGCTAGCGCATGAATACTAAAATTTCACTTTTCCCCCTTAAACCTTACTCCTAGAAACTTatcattcaaaaaaaaaaactttactCCTACTATGATTGCAGccttatatattttatccttttctgGGTGCCTCTGCCATGTAGTTTAGGCTAAGCTTCATACCGCTAATCCATGGCTAGGATAAGATACTTCAAGCAAATTATCTTTAGTTAGAACCATATCCAGGCTTTCAGTTCCAATACATTAATTATGCAGGTTCAGATGATCATAAGACATTAAAAAGCAGAAAGAACAGAAAGTCGTCCCACCAATAGTCAGCCCTACGGATTCTTCATTGTCCCAGCTATAATCAACAGTTATACCctcaaaaaatatgtatagtGAAAGCCACCTTTTAGGTTCCCACCCATGTCCTAAGGATGCTTATGACTTCTATCTCTATCAGTCTAGGACTCTAGGGTCTCTTAAGAGTCATATATTCACAATGGACCCGAGAATGTCTTCACAAGTAAACATTGGTTATATCATTTTTACCAATGCTGCATGATTGCCTTGCCTTCCACCTTTTCCCAAGATAGATTCACTCAAAATGCTATTTTATTAGTGAGCCCAAATTTTATCTAACTTCCCACACTTAGCAACTTATCAGGGTGTTACAGATCAAATTTCAAAGGTTTCACCGTCAGATTTTGAGCTCTAACTGTTTCATAATACAGAAGTAAATTAACTACCCCTCTGTTTCAGTATTAGAAGACTTCATACTTGAGAATTTTCTTGATAGTTATCCAGTGGTATTCCAGCCTTAGCTGCTTCACTTGCACTGGCAACAGACCTGCACATGCAAAAAGCttataacaaaattaataatattgcTGTAGTAGTAGAAAAATCATTTTGTAGCATCAGCTCAAGCCCATTAACATATTGGAGAATAGTGCATGCGACAACAGCAATAGCAGCAAAGATAAGGAAGCTATATGTGCTTGTTAAATAGATAGAGAAACAAGTAGCGGAAAGTAGCTAGAAGCTTGTTTGCTTTGGACTGTAAGGACTAATTGGATGAAGCACGGGTAACCTTCGTTATGgggagagaaaaataaaacaaaatgaaacaaatagaGGAACTATGCTTATTttttggcctttttttttccttgagcCCCCATAATAGCAATGGAAGTAGTTCATTCAGGTCATCTTTGGAATTTGAGGAAGGACCAATTAAACAATATTAAGCCACATCAGGAGCATTGAAAAGAGAGTTTATACGTCTAATAAATTTTGTTCAGCGGTTGTGCTAGGGTTTAAAGCAGAACAAGTGGAAACCTTGGAAATCTAAAAAAACCGAAACACTTTGtgaatctttttcttcaagttGAGAGCAATCATGAAAGAATTATCAAATTCACAAAGCTTTGAGTATGAATTTACAAGCAAATCACATGCAATTGGAAATATGAGATGCAATAAAAATAGCTGAATAAGGAAACGTACTTTCAAGATCTAAGGTTAATAAAACTCACGTGGCAATCCCAACAATATCTTCAAGAGCACCAGCACGAAGCTGCTGGCCCAGATACTTTATGGCCATGCCAGAAGCAAGACCAGATCCTAACCCAACTACCATCCCACTGTTAACGTATTTGTCCACCTGCAAATGAAGAAAAGGGTGAACAAAAAAATTAGCAAATCACCTCCTATTAGTTGTAACTAAACTGCCAATCACAACCCATAAGACAATCTCATATttactaaaataaattcaCACATATGAAATCGCTTAGCATCGGAATGATATGAGGAACCATACCCATGATTTACAGCGTTTGAGGAGTGACCCAACAGAAGGGGAATTACGACGAGTATGTTGATTTTATGGGAGATGTCATGGTACACGAAAAATTATGAGGCAAGGCTGCAAGAAGCGATACATAGTTCGAGTTGGAAATATAAGCTAATTATTAGGCAGGATCCAAATGACCAAACTCCGGACATTACATTGTTCTCCTAACAGGTAATGATTTATGAATAAGGGAAGGATACAAGATTCAACACTGACCAGATATTCAATAATCGAAGTAATTCATATTGCGTTAAGTTAGCAGGAGAAGTGAGAACATAGTGTAATATCTCATCTTGAAAGTCAAGCCATAAGTTGACCATGACCAATTATATAAAGAGAAGCAGAGCATGGAATGCATACCAATAGTCTGGCAACAAACTCAGTTGCAAGGTTAATCCGCTCTAAGCATGACACAAGCAGTTGATGCCAACCGAGTGTCACTTGATATTACGAGTATACGATGCATCGAAAGCACATGACAGTACCCCGATAACAGCAGAACACTAAGATTTCCTACTCTCATAGGTTCACCCGACAAACAATAATCGCATATCAAATGGATTCTACCTACCTGTCAGTCAATGTAGTCAGTCAATGTAATATCGAACTGGGTCTCAGACAACCAAACCCTGAACCCTGACTCTCTGATTAAGCTTATGACTTGACCGAAATGGCCCTATTCATGTAATCACTTTCGTTTATCTCCAGGGGCTTCCTGCATACTAACGAGCATAGAGCTTTTCGGCTTGCCCCGAATGTAAGACATGTGGATGGGGCGGCGAGAAGCAATGCCGAGTGGAAGGATTGATTATTTGAGGGAAGAAAGGGCCGGGAAAACTTACAGTGTACTTGGCCGCGCGGAGGAGAGGAGCGGCGGGGTCCAACGGGGCAAAGGACGCGGTGGCTCGGAGGATTGTTGTGGCCCTCATTTTGGTGCAAGCCGGTGGCCGGAGAGAAGAGAAGGGGAGGGAAGCTGCTGACAGTGATGACGCCATTTTCGGAGCGCTCTCTATCTCTGCCCTGCTCTCGCTCCAACATAAATATGGATCGATGATGATGACGACGGGTGTGGTCTTCTATTGACGAGTTCCTACCGACTTTCGCAGGTCCGAATGgattctatttatatatacatataagggtaaattataaaaaataaaaaaccaaattttacattttgtttcaatttagaaaacttttttttttatatcatggAAATTTATCAACTCCCAATTTGTATTAATTTTAACATGACGTCACATTTTTTGGTTAATTTAAACGGAATTACTGACTTGGCTCACACACAGTGGATCCGAACGGttttatgtataaatattttgaaaattaaagggtaaattataaaaagtaaaaaacaattttaccttttgtttcaattttagCAAACTTATTTTTATGTCATGGAAATTTATCAACTACCAATTTGTATTAATTTTAACAGGATgttacatttttctttaatttaaacGGAATTACTGACTTGGCTCACACGAATGGGTCCCAAAAGGTTTTATGTACAAATATATtccgaaaatttaaaaagttaagaaaagatagaggaaaaaaaataaaagaaaacggGTTCCATTGAGGGAAAAGTCTACAATGACCCATTaacatatttataaatatatatatatattcattaaaaaaaaggacctATTAACTCATCAATGATACGAATTAATATGGCTAAATCCTCAAACAACTCTCTAATGTCATATGTTTAAGTTACTCCTTCCttaatctaatatatatatatataggttaaTTATACTAATGatctaaaaagttttaataatatatgatgttggttcaaaaagttttttttgctacttgatagtataaaatatttcaaagttgtgACATGATAGTGCAACCCGTTATATCACCATTGACACCGTCAAGTTGTCATTTAcaagattataaattttacaccatcatgtaacttatgtaaaacattttgtactattaagttataacttcaaaacattttgcaccattatgtaacgtcccacaaaaatcgattttacacaatcagcgtcggcttgacggcttcaatggcgagataaccgtttgtactatcatgttacaactttgaaacattttgtaccatcaaatagcaaaaaaaactttttggaccaacctgacacattattaaaattttttgaatcaacagtgtaatttaccatatatatatatatatatatatcttttatcACTTGTTTGGTATcctcttttatcttttatttattaggaGAACCAATACAATTATTCtaaatataaatgtatataccACCAAGGTGGTAGCCCAGCTGGTAAAGAATTTCGTCTTCCAAATGGGAGGTCAAGGAGTCGAAACTCGACTCAAACACGAAAGCGCTTGCATTAGTAGACCCTTGTTCTCTACCCTATGAGAGCTGTTCTGATCCACTGTGCGCTTTGGTGGGGTCATGGTAACCTAGGGGGTTGCTATGCTGGTCTCCTCTTCTCGGCTTTTTTATTCagctaaaaaatatatatatataaatggatATAGGAAAATAAACTTAGAACAGAAtcggaattaaaattttttagaacATTAACTACACTGTCAATCTGATACACTTTTAGTTTACGATATCTTGAAACACagttcttttgttttttgttttttgtttttccgaTCGACTTCTAGAAATAGTTAATTGTTTCAAATTCAAATGTGCTTGttttagaaatataaaaataacaagAAACATAGCTTGGACATTTCCAAGCAAGCATCTGGACAAGTTTCTGCTGTTTTACCTCAAATTGCAAGTGGGCCCTAGCCAAAACAGTTATATATCATAAAGCGAAAATTATGAAGAGATTAAGAAGGCAAGAGTTCCCCCTAACACGTAGCTCCTAATAATAATTAGACATAAGATAGAATGCATATAAGAAAGGAGGGCGGGGAAAATGAGAAATATCAAAACTAAGCACacgtttattttaatttaatcaattaagtATTTATAAGTTAATTATAGGTTAGTTAAAAAACGAAATGAgagaaagtgaaaaaaaaatgaaatatgatGGTCTAAACTACCTTAATGGCAAAGATCTAAAGTGAAAAAATTtgacttaataaaaaaaattatttttcacttactaatatttttaaccaCGAACAAAACATATTTTTATCCTTATCAATTTTCCCTCTTGTCAAGGATGGAGCAAGAAAATTGACaattgaatattaatattttatatttcattattcaaatgggaaaatgaataaatttgaaataattacAGTAAtagttttaaaagtttttatttCTTGAATTTGAGTCTTATAagtttaattttacaaaaaacgAGTCTTAAATAGTTTCAAAATCTGACAGTTTTAGTCCATTTTGTAACCACCATCACGGTGTGCCTGACTAGACTTAATGCTATTAACTTCGTCCCAACTGGCCATAATTTGTCCATGTGGCAATTTTTTATtggcaaaaatttaaaaatggcATAAATTTaagcaagaaaataaaattaattaaaaaacaaagaaaaggaaactGAAACCTTCTCGTGTTGGGTGTTTATCGGGGTGGGGCCCCTCCAACGAGCCCACCACCATGGATGAGGTTGTTAGCAACCAGCAAACCACCACCCTCGACAACCACAACCAGTGGCCTCTTCCGCCCTTGGCAACCATAGCCCATGAcgtcctcttcttcttcttatgtTAAGATTTATAttctatattaataaaataagaagaCTTCAATGAGTTTATTGGACATTGAGAACCACAACCTATTAGTTCGAGTTTTTGAGTTGGAGATGGGCTCAATCAACTTATATAGGCCAAGTGGGTACTTTACATGGTATTAGAGTGGGTTACGCTTCCATGGGCCCTTGTATGCTCACATCATGCTAGGCACAAAGTATGAGAGCAACCGAAAATTGCGCTTTGTGTCAGTTCCTTCTCGCCCAACACGGAAAAGGGGCCCG
Above is a window of Punica granatum isolate Tunisia-2019 chromosome 7, ASM765513v2, whole genome shotgun sequence DNA encoding:
- the LOC116214078 gene encoding probable ribose-5-phosphate isomerase 4, chloroplastic isoform X1, giving the protein MASSLSAASLPFSSLRPPACTKMRATTILRATASFAPLDPAAPLLRAAKYTVDKYVNSGMVVGLGSGLASGMAIKYLGQQLRAGALEDIVGIATSVASASEAAKAGIPLDNYQENSQIDFAFDDADIIEEETLIAVIGHSRLQGEESIIQEKSILTAAKKLVFMIMESKYRSTLEGSVPVLVQSINWMETAEEIDDLFLGDAEVWRRPSIGHADPLGGDYPLITKEGHNVLDVIFTSPITSLAEVAESLDKINGVVDHGVISKFPCTVVVASETGLEVIDNVAANAVGNPAT
- the LOC116214078 gene encoding probable ribose-5-phosphate isomerase 4, chloroplastic isoform X3 yields the protein MVVGLGSGLASGMAIKYLGQQLRAGALEDIVGIATSVASASEAAKAGIPLDNYQENSQIDFAFDDADIIEEETLIAVIGHSRLQGEESIIQEKSILTAAKKLVFMIMESKYRSTLEGSVPVLVQSINWMETAEEIDDLFLGDAEVWRRPSIGHADPLGGDYPLITKEGHNVLDVIFTSPITSLAEVAESLDKINGVVDHGVISKFPCTVVVASETGLEVIDNVAANAVGNPAT
- the LOC116214078 gene encoding probable ribose-5-phosphate isomerase 4, chloroplastic isoform X2 — protein: MASSLSAASLPFSSLRPPACTKMRATTILRATASFAPLDPAAPLLRAAKYTVDKYVNSGMVVGLGSGLASGMAIKYLGQQLRAGALEDIVGIATSVASASEAAKAGIPLDNYQENSQIDFAFDDADIIEEETLIAVIGHSRLQGEESIIQEKSILTAAKKLVFMIMESKYRSTLEGSVPVLVQSINWMETAEEIDDLFLGDAEVWRRPSIGHADPLGGDYPLITKEGHNVLDVIFTSPITSLAEVAESLDKINGVVDHGVISKFPHKNYGNPK